CGCCACCACCCCGCTCCGGATCTGGATCTGCGAAGACCACGCCAACTTCGCGAAGCAGATCTCCCGTCTCATCGCCGGTGAGGATGACCTGATCTGCGAGAAAGCTTTCTCGCATCCGGACGACCTCTTCGCCGAATTGAACTACTGCTCCGCACCGCCGGATCTCCTGATGCTCGACCTCGGCCTGCCCGGCAAGGACGGCCTGCAGGTCCTGCGCGAAGTGAAGGCCAAGGTCCCGGAACAGAAGATCGTCATCCTCACCTCTTTCGACGATCGCGAGCGCGTCTACCGCGCCATCTGTAACGGCGCCTCCGGTTACCTGCTCAAGACCGCCGATCCGGATGACATCCTTTCCGGCATCCGCGATGTGATGAAGGGCTCCGCCGCACTCAGCAGCCCAATCGCGAACATGATTCTCGAAGGCTTTGCCAAGCACGGCCCGGTCGAGGAAACCGAGCCGCTCACTTCCCGCGAG
The Luteolibacter rhizosphaerae DNA segment above includes these coding regions:
- a CDS encoding response regulator, with the protein product MSNTATTPLRIWICEDHANFAKQISRLIAGEDDLICEKAFSHPDDLFAELNYCSAPPDLLMLDLGLPGKDGLQVLREVKAKVPEQKIVILTSFDDRERVYRAICNGASGYLLKTADPDDILSGIRDVMKGSAALSSPIANMILEGFAKHGPVEETEPLTSREEEVLRLLVKGFIKKEIGDQLDISQHTVDMHLRSVYRKLHVRTQTEAVSKALRKGLV